The window GCGAGCGCCGCACAGGTCGTCTATCAGTCGCTACCGCTGCTCGTGTTCGCGTACGTCGTGCGATTCCTCCCACAGGCCGTCGGCGCGACCCGGTCGTCGGTGCTGGGCGTCGACCAGGATCTGGTCGGCGCGGCGCGGCTGCTCGGTGAGTCGCCGAGCGGTGCGTTCAGACGGGTGACGCTCCCACTCATCTCGCCCGGACTGGTCGCTGGTGCGGCGCTCGTGTTCCTCACGACGATGAAGGAACTGGACACGACGCTCATCCTGCATCCGACAGGGTTTACAACGATAGTGACCTACATCTGGCGAGTTCAGGAGGCCGGGTACTACGGCAGGGCGGCGCTGCCGGCGCTGGTGCTGGTGGCGGTGTCCGGCCTCTCGATGGTGCCGCTACTGAAAGGAAGCGACGATGACTGACGACACACCCCCCACGAGACGTGGCGTGAACGACGCCTCGAACGACGCCGGTAGTTCGGTGACCGACGGCGGCACCACCGTCGACACGGGAGACGCCGACGCCACCGAGGCGGTCGGTGAAGTTCACGGCGCGGATACCGACTCCGCGCCCGAACGGGATGCAGTCGTCACCAGCGGGACACAGTCGGTCGCCGACGACGCCAAACCGGTGTTGGAACTGGAGGGAGTGGTCAAGCGATACGGTCCCGAGACCGCCGTCGACGGCCTCGACTTGACCGTCCACGAGGGCGAACTCGTGACCTTGTTGGGTCCGTCTGGGTGTGGCAAGACGACGACGCTTCGAATGATCGCTGGTCTGGAGACGCCCTCCGACGGGACGATTCGCGTCGCCGGCGAGGTGGTCGCGGGCGAGGGGTCGGTGACGCCGCCCGAAGAGCGTGACGTCGGCCTGGTGTTCCAGGAATTCGCGCTGTTCCCACATCTCACCGTCGCGGAGAACATCGCGTTCGGCCTCGACGACCCCGACTCACCCGAGGCGGACGAACGGGTAGCGAACCTGCTCGAACTGGTCGGTCTCGGAGAGTACGGCGACCGCTCGCCGGCGGACCTGTCGGGCGGCCAGCGCCAGCGGGTCGCACTCGCGCGGTCGCTCGCACCCGAACCGGACGTCCTCTTGCTGGACGAACCATTCTCGAACCTCGACGTGAGCCTGCGCGTGCGGATGCGCGAGGAGGTGAAGCGCATCCTCGACGAGGCTGGCGTCACCGCCGTCTCCGTCACCCACGACCAAGAGGAGGCGCTGTCTATCTCCGACCGCGTCGCCGTCGTCAACGGGGGGACCGTCGAACAGGTAGACGACCCCGGTGAGGTGTTCGAACACCCGACCTCGCGGTTCGTCGCCTCCTTCCTCGGGCAGGCGAGTTTCCTCCCGGCACACGTCACCGCCGACGCCATCGAGACGAGCGTCGGCTCCTACGATCGCGACCTGTTGAAGGGACTGGGCGACGGCTACGCCGGGAGCCGCGTCGACGTCCTCGTTCGCCCGGACGACCTCCGAGCCGCGGCGGTCGGTGAGGGCGACGCCGACGGACACGTCGTCCGGCGGCAGTACACCGGGCCGTCGTTCGTCTACCACGTGGAACTCACGGACGGGACCGTCGTCCGGTGTCTCCACAACCACACCGAGGACTTCGAGGTTGGAGAGCCAGTCGCAGTCACGTTAGTCGCCGACCACGCACTCGCGTGGTATCCCGCAGAGTAGATGTCTGGACTGTCTCCCGACGACGGGGACCAGTCGACCACCGCTGTGGCGTCCGTCCGGACACGCTTGCTCGACGCACTCGATTCGGCCGACAGTGGCCACGCAGCGACGGCGATGCTCGCAGTCGTCGCCGCCGCCGTGGCGGTACTCGTCTCGACGGGCGTGTTCCCGTTTCGCTCGCTCAACCACGACGAGGGCGTGTACCTCCAGCAAGCGGAGCTGTTGCTCGCGGGGAAGGTGTTCCTCAGCCCGCCCGTTGAGGACGCCTTCAGACCGTGGTTCTTCGTCGAGAGCGACCGAGGGCTGTACTCGAAGTACGCGCCCGTCCCGGCGACGGTGTTCGCGCTCGGAAAGCTCTTGGGCGGCTACACCGTCGCGCTGGTCGGTATTGCGGCGGGGCTCGTCGTCGCCACCGTCTCGCTCGGGCGGGAACTGTTCGACGCTCGCGTGGGCGTCCTCGCCGGCGTGCTCCTGCTTGCGACGCCGCTGTTCGTCGTCCACTCGGGGGTGTACCTCCCGTACGCACTGACGGCGACGCTGAACGTCGCCTTCGCCGTCTGGTACCTCCGCGGTGAGCGCCGCGAGTCGCTGCGCGATGCGACGCTGGCGGGCGTCGCAGTGGGCCTCGCCTTCTTCGCACGACCGTACACGGCGGTGCTGTTCGCGCTGCCGTTCGTCGCACACGCGGTCGTCACGCTCCTCCGAGCGCGAGCGTGGCGCGTGCTCACCGCCGGACGCGATGCGGTCGATACGGCGGTCACGAACCTGCTCGCGCGCCGAGTCGTGACTGCCGCACTCGGGTTGGCGGGCGTCGCCGCGGCGCTCGGGTACAACGTCGTCGTCACCGGCGACCCGCTCGTGTTCCCGTATCTCGCGTTCGCGCCCGAGGACGGCATCGGCTTCGGCGAACGCGCCATACTGGGTCACGAGGTGGACTACACGGTCGAGTTGGCGTTGGAGGCGAACCGACTGGTGGTCACCGACCTGCTGACCGAGTGGGTCGTCGCGGGGACCGCCGGCGCAGTCGCCGCGGGCGTAGGCGTCGCGGTCGCTGTCGGGCGGGCGCGAGCGGTCACCGACGTCGCCGACGGCGTGAGCACCCGAGTGCGTCGGGGATTGCTCGCTGGGACGTTCCTCACCGTGGTCGGTGGGAACGTCGCATTCTGGGGGAACTACAACGTGCTCGGAGCGCTCGACGCGAGCGACGACGGCCTCATCCACTACTTGGGCCCGTACTACCACTACGACCTGATCGTGCCGACGGCGGTGTTCGCCGCGGTCGCAGTCGTCGCGGGCGTCGAGGCCGTCCGGCGTCACGGCCGGCGCGTCGCCGAGCGAGACGGCGTCGACCCGCGGGCAATCCGCGCGGTCGGTGCGGCCCTCCTGCTGGTTGCGGCGGCGGGCGTCGGCGGCGTGGGCGTCGCCGCCGTCGACGAGACGGTCGACCGGAATCAAGAGGTCACGCAAGAACTCCGGGCAGGCTACGGCCCGCTGGCTGACGGCGGTCCCGAGGACGGCGTGGTGTTCCTCCCGACACCGTACGGCCCGTGGCTGAACCACCCGTTCCAACTGCTCGTCAACGACGCCGACTACGACGACGGCCCGGTGTACGCGCTCGGCGACACCCACGAACTCGCGGTCGCGGCGGCGTTCCCCGACCGCGACCTGTATCGCTACGTGTACGCCGGGTCGTGGGTCCCGGTCGACGACAGCACCGTCCGCGGGGCTGTCAAGGAGGTCGAGCGCATCTCCGGCGAGTCCATCTCGCTGACGGCGACGCTGGGCCGACCCGACGGCGTCGAGGCGACTACCGTCCGTATCACGGGCGACGAGGGGTCGACGTACCTCGTCGCGAACGACTCCGGGGGACCGCTCACCCTGCACCTGACCGTCGACGGCGACACTCTGCGTGCGTCGGGCGACGCACTCGCGTCCCCCAGCGGCGACGCGACGCTCGCGGTCGACGACGTCGACGAGGTGTCCATCGAGGTGTTCGTCGCGACTGGACCCGCCAGCGGCTACAGCTATCAGGTGGTGTTCCCCGTCGAACGCGAGGACGGCATCGTCCGTGCGCTCTCGCCGACGGTCGAGCGGTGCTCGGTCCCGACACAGTGCATCCCTCAAGGCATCGGCGAGACGCCGCCCAACCGCGGCGTCGACGTGACGCTCTCGAACGCGTCGACATAGCGCCCGACCAGCGTGTGGAATCGGCGCCGGGTCAGTGACCCACGACTGAAGTCGTGGTTCACTGACATATCGAAGTATTTTTTATAAATTATACGATTGACGTGGAGAGTCAGACTGCCATCGCTCGTGGGGTTGTTCGAGGATTGTCGGATTCCTCCCACGGCTAAAGCCGTGGGCTTCTTCCTTGCATTCGTGTGAGCGTCGACATCCCGAATGTCGCCGAATTCATCGGGGTAGGAACCGTCGTGCGGCTACTTGAGCGGCCTGTTCGTTTTGTCACACGATGGCATACTCCTCCCGGTGGGCTGTCGAACGCGGCCTTCGGCGGTTCACGGCGCTGTTCGCACTCGGCGTGTTCGGGGTGGTTGCCGCGGGTGTGACGGCGGTCATCAGGGCCGACCCATCGGCAGGGCCGACTCCCGAGCGAGTGGTCGCCGTCCTCGTCTCCTCGGCGCGACCGCTGGCGTTGCTGGGAGTCGCGGTGGTCGTCGGCCTCGTCGCGGCCCCCCGAGTGGGCTTTCGCTCGCGAGTACGCGAGTACGTCAGCGGCAACCAGTCGGCGTGGCGCGGGGTGCGCTCGGACCTCACTCGTGCCGTGTGGTACGGCCTCGCCGTCGGTGTCACCCTCATCGTCACCGCGGCGGTGTTCACACCGGAGAGTACGCTCTCCACCGACGGTGTGACGGTCGCGACCGTGCTCGCCAGCCTGCCACAGCAGGTGCTGTACGCCGGCCTCACCGAGGAGTTGCTGTTGCGGTGGGGCGCGATGGCGCTCGTCTCGCTCGTGTTGTGGTGGGCGCTCGACTGCCGATACGGGACGGTGCCGCCGGGGGTCGCGTGGACGTCCATCGCCGTCTCCGCACTGTTGTTCGGACTGGGTCACCTCCCGTCGGCGACAGCGCTGTACGGCGACCTCAGCCTCACCACCGCGGCGGTCGTCGTCGGGACCAACTCGGCCGCCGGGGTCGCATACGGCTGGCTGTTCTGGCGGCAGAGCCTCGAGGCCGCGATGGTTGCACACGCCGTGTCAAACCTCGTGTACGTCTGCGCGTCGCTCGTGTTCGTGACCGCCGCCGCGACGCCCGTCATTATTCCATAGGTCTACAGAGAGAAGGACGCTGTCGAAGTCCCCGATCGGAGAGCGGTTTCAGTCGTGGTGGCCACTATGTCGCGCAAATGTCTGCTACTCAGTCGTCAGTATCGAGCGTGGTGGGCGATAGATACAGAGGATCTGTCCGTCAGATCGGCAATCGGGAGAAGAACATTACGGTAGTGGTTTCGTGGCGACCCGTGCGAAGAGCTTCTGTACTCCTGTCAAGAGAATTGTGTTCGAGACGTCGGACGCAGTTTCAGTGAATCGGCACCAGCAGGTCTCGGAGGCCTGGATCTGAGTAGCTACTGAACAGTCGGTTCAGTGGCTGGCTCCTCGATACGGCGCTCATCTCCCGTGCGACGGTTCCAGAGGTACCGCCCGAACACGATCCACGCTAAGCCGTAGAACACCATCGCTCCACCCCAAGGGTCAGCGCCTTCGCCCATCACGTACGTGGTGAAGGCGATAGTGAGCGGGACTCCCACAGGGAGTGCGGCGATGAGAAGCCACGCTGCCGCTTTCGGGGCCACGTCAGCGCGAAGCATCGTGATCCCGTACCCTACCGCTCCGAGCGTAGTCACGAGGAGTCCAAGCAAGAAGCCGATGAAGAACACTCCAGGGCCGTACTCGGCAATCGGTAGCGAAATCGCTGCGACCACTGTACCAACAGCCATCGCCCAGAAACTCCCCCAAGCGAGTCGGCCAACCCTGTGGTGCCCACTCCAATAGTACGCCGGAAGTCCGAACACGAGTAGGAAAAATCCGAGGACTGCGAACGGACTGACGATTTCGAACTCTCGTTCGTTCAGTACGGTGAAGAGTGCGAGTCCGGACGCCGCCACCAGAATCCCCCCAGCGATTTCACTGAGCGTACTCAACTGTTGTACGCGGCTTGGTCTCTCCTCGCCTGCCTCGTCGCGCCGGGTTTCGTCCTGATACTTCTGTTCCATATCGTCTCTCGAACCCGACACGAAATCTACGTTGGTAGACCACGATCCGGTCGGGTCACGTACATAACGTTCCATCACAATATAAAATTGACAGACCAGATAGTACCACAGTAGACAAAACGGATGTCTCGAGGTATCTATCTGAGTAATACGCAGTAGGTATCTATCAGCAAATTTGGCTCTCAGTTAGCACAAGCAAGACCGACGATCGTCTGAATACATCTTCTCTACTCAGTACACCGTTCCGATCACGCTCTTGAGAGTCAAACGGATCTGGCGTGCGAATCAGCGACGACCCCAACGATATTTATCTCGACCGACGGTCAGTCCGGTATGACCACGGTCGAGTCCAGCGCGTCGGGCGGACAGCTCTCCGGTCGCCTCCGCCGATTTTCGGTGCTGTTCGGTGTCGGGATGATCGGAGTACTCGCGGCGGCGATCACCGGCGTCGTCGGCGCGGAACTGCCCGAACCGCTGGCGTCACAACCGACGGTGCTTGTGGTCGCACTCGTCGCCGCACAGTCGGCCGTGTTGCTCGCGGTCGCCGTCCTCGTCGGGCAGTACACCGCCCCACGAGTCGGATTTACCTCTCGACTCCGCGAGTGGGCGACCGATCCGCGTGGGACGGCGTGGGCGGGCTTCCGTGCGGAACTTCGTCCGGCCGCGACGCTCGGCAGTGCCGCCGGCGTCGTGTTGCTCGCCGTCAGTTGGGCGTTCGGCCCGGCGGGGAGTCTCTCTGGTGCGGGCGCGACGGTCACGGACGTGCTTCGCGGCGTTCCACTGCGGTTCCTTTACGGCGGTCTCACCGAAGAGTTGCTGTTGCGCTGGGGCGTGATGTCCGTGATCGCGGCGCTGCTGTGGCGTGTGACCGGCAGCGAGCGTGGCAACGTCTCCGCGTGGGTCGCGTGGACGGCCATCGTCGCCAGCGCGGTGCTGTTCGGCGTCGGCCACCTCCCCACCGCGGCGACGCTGTACGGGGGATTGACGCCCGCCGTCGTCGGCTTCGTCGTCGTCGGCAACACGATCGGTGGCATCGCCTACGGGTGGCTGTTCTGGCGACACAGCCTCGAAGCCGCGATGGTGGGCCATATGGCGACGCACGTCGTCTTCGTCGCCGTGTCGATGGTCCTCGTGCTCTCGTGAGTCGTCACTCGTCTGTATCGTCGGTGCCATCGGTGGCGTCGTCGCCGACCGCGTCGCTCGACGCCGCGTCGAGACCCTCGCCACCGTCGGCGCGGACCGCCGCGCGCCGCTCCGGGATCAGGTCGAGCGCGGGTTCGACGTCGCCGAGCACGAGCAGCGCGTAGTACCGGAGGTACGACACCGCTGGCACTTGCACGAGCGCGGCGGCGACGAGCAGTGACAGCACGAACAGGACGCCCGCGACGACGAGCAGGCCCGCGCCGAGGGGTTCGACCGTCGACAACAGCAGGAACCCGAGGCCACCGAGGACGCCGAACGGGATCAGCAACACCACGGCGGCGATGCCGACGGCGAGCGCGACGCCGACCCCGATCACGACGTTCAGGACGACGCTGGCGACGATGTACGCGAGGTACTGCCAAGGGTTCGCGGTGATCGTCGGCCACAACCGTCCCCAGGCGCCGAGGACGGTCCGCTCCTCGAGGACCATAATCGGGACGACGAAGACGGTGGTGAACCCCTCTATCAGCCCGGTGACGGCCGCGAGGACCGCGAGAATCGGGAGCAACAGCACGGCAGTGACCAGCGAGACGCCGGCCTCGCCGCCGAGCAAAAGCGGTGCGAACGCGAGCCCGAGAACGACCGCGAACGCGCCGAACACCACGGCCCCGAGCACGAGACGGAACCCGAACAGTCGGACGCCCTGTCGCCACCGGTCGCCCCAAAACTCGCCGAGACGGACCGCCTCGGTCCGGAGCGACTCGATCAGGACGAACTCCATCACGGAGCCGACGAACAAGAACACGAGGCCGAGGACGACCCCGACGACGACGAGCCCCGCGAGGAGCGCCACCACCTCCGGACCGATCTGTGGGAGCGGCGGGATGCCGCCGAATCCGCCGGGCGCGCCCGGGCCGCCACCCCCGCCGCCGGTGGGCGCGGACGTCTGCGTGCCGTTGAACCCTGCACCGGGGCCACCGACGAAGAACGCCACCACGGCGAGTTTCAGCCACAGCGACCGGTCGATCGGCCACAACAGCGACTTCGTCGCTCGATACGCGTCGTCGAGGTCTTCCACCGCGTGTATCGGCACTCGGCTCACCTATCGGATGGACGACACCATCGTGCCTATGGGTTCGTACCGACCGCCGTACCGATAGCGTCCGATTGCCGATCGGTTGTCATCGCGGGCACGGCGGTTCCGAGCGGGGAGAGGGCTGCGACCGCCTCGCGTCAGCGCCCGAGGCCGAGTCGCTCTTCGATGCAGACCTTCAGAATCGATTTTCCGATCTCTGCACCGCCGGAGAACGGATCGAGTTTCGTCTCGCCGAGTCGCTCGTCGTACTCGATGGGTTCCTGGCGAATCCGGTAGCCGCGCATCGCGGGGCGGATGAGCAGTTCTGCGGACAGACCGGTGTTCTCGGTCCATCGAATCGACTCGATGACGTCCTCGTGGTACGCCCGCATCCCCGTCGTCACGTCGTGGAGGTGGTGGCCGCCGAGGACGCTCGCGGTCGTCGCGAACAGGCGGTTGCCGAGGCGGTTCATCGCCGGCATCGTCGCCGCGCCGTGATACAGGCGGTCGCCACTGACCACGTCGTACCCCTCGTTGATCAACTCGAGAAAGTCGGGAATGCGCTCCATCGGGTACGTCCCGTCGCAGTCGGTCGTAATCCGCACGGGGTTCGACGCCTCGTACAGCGCCCGACGGACCGCCGCACCGTACCCCTTCGGCGGCTGGTCGACGACGATAGCGCCCTTTTTGCGGGCTATCTCCGGTGTCTCGTCGTCGGAACTGTCGACGACGACGACTTCCGCTCGCCCGTCGGTAGCGGCGTCGATGTCGTCCAGCACTGGGCCGATCGCTTCCGCCTCGTTGTACGCCCCCATCACGACGCTCACGTCGCCGAGGTCGTACGGTCGTTCGCTCATACTCGTCCGTACCACCGGACGTTTTTAGGCTTGCCGAAAAGTTGTGAGCACGGGGGAGTCCACGATCAGGACGATGCCAAACGATTAGCCGCCGCCGCCCGTTGTGGACGGTCACCATGTACGACGACGTACTCCTCCCGTTCGACGGGAGCGACGGCGCGATGCGAGTCCTCCACCACGCGGCCGAGATCGCACACAGGTTCGACGCGACGGTCCACCTCCTGTACGTCGCGGACACTGGCCGTGACTCGGTGACCGTCGTCGACGGACAGGCGGTCGACGCCCTCGTCCAAGCCGGCGAGGATGTCCTCGAAGACGCCGAGGAGACGCTGCGGTCGCTCGGCTGTAACTACGACCGCGACATCCTACAGGGGAACCCAGCACAGACCATCGCGGAGTACGCCGAACGCTACGAGTACGACCTGATCGTGATGCCCACGCGCGGTCGGGAAGGGATCGTGAAGTACTTCCTTGGGAGCGTCACCGAGAAGGTGGTCAAGCTGTCGTCGGTGCCGGTGTTGACGGCGCGGATGCAACCTGACGAGCAGTTGGTGTTCCCGTACGAGGAGATTCTGATCCCCACTGATGGGAGCGAGAGCGCGAGTCGAGCGGCCGACCACGCGCTCTCGCTGGCGGCGGCACTCGACGCGAGCGTCCACGTCCTATCGGTCGTCGACGAGGGAGCGTTGGGCTTCGACGTGCGGTCGGTGCAGTCGAGTGAAGCAGGCGAGACGGCGGCCGAGGAGGCCGTCGACGGCGTCGCACAGTTGGCCGAGGATCACGGCATCGACGAGGTCGTCCGTCACGTGGAACACGGGAGTCCGGTAGAGCGCATCCTCGACTGTATCGACGAGACGGGCACCGACGCCGTCGTGATGGGGACGACCGGACGACGCGGGACCGACCGGATCCTACTGGGGAGCGTCGCGGAGAAGACCATCCAGTCGGCTCCGGTCCCGGTCATCACAGTTGGCGACGGCGACTCCTAACGCGTCGGCCGCCGGCACAGCCGACGCGTCAGCTGTTCATCGCCGTTCCCAGCGACTGGGAACGACCTCGGCCCGACTTTTCCACGGGGTCGTAAGCCGAACATGTATGACGGACGCCCGAACACCATCGACGTCTCGTCGCACTGTCATCCGAGCAGCGGTCGCAGGCGGGGCCGCCGCGGCCACGGGTGGGGCCGCCGTCTCCACGGCCGCCGCGCAGTCGTCGGGTGGGCTCTCGGCGTGGTTCTCGAACACGAGCAACTACGACGGCGTCGTCGACGAGACCGGGTCCTCGTCGGTGACGGTGAAAGTCGGAACGGAGGCCAACGGCGGCGCGTTCGGCTACGGGCCGGCCGCGGTTCGGGTCGACCCCGGGACGACCGTCACCTGGGAGTGGACCGGCAACGGCGGGTCGCACAACGTCGTCGCCGACTCCGGCGCGTTCGAGTCGGAACTGGTCGGTGACGCCGGCCACACCTTCGAGCACACGTTCGAGGAGTCGGGCGTGTTCAAGTACGCCTGCACACCCCACAAGGCGATGGGGATGAAGGGTGCCGTCGTCGTCGGTGACGCGTCCGTCGGCGGTGGCTCCGGCGGAGGTGGCGGCAGCGAGTCGACCGCGACCGCAACGGAGTCGGCCACGACCACCGCGAACGAGTCGAGCGGCGCTGCCGCGGGCGGTGGCTCCGGCGGCGGCGACGGTGGCGCCGGCGGTGCGGGCGACGCGCCGGCGTGGATGCTCCTCGGCGGCGGCATCGGCGCGGCGCTGTCGCCGCTTATCTTCGGCCTGTTCCTCCTCGTGGTCGGCGACGGCTCCGACGGGAGCGGTGGGCGCAGTGGGAACAGCAGAAGCGGCGGGAGCGACGACCCGACGTACCGGGCCGACGGCGGCCGGCCGGTGAGCGCCGCAGAGCGGCCCGAACGGAGGTGACAGACGTGGCTCGTGCACGACTCCGGGTGACGCTCCCCGACGGCGTGTGGGCCAGCGACGTGTCACGAGCACACCCGGAGGCGACGCTGTCGGTACTGTCGGTGATGCCGACCGACGACGCCGCGGTGGCGTTGGTCAGCCTGCAGGCGGAGAACGCTCCCGCGGTCGTGCGCGACATCGAGGCCGCGGAGTCGGTGACTGAGGTGGAACTCCAGCGTGCCGCGGAGGACGTGCGAGAGGTCGTCCTCCAAGTCGAGACGACCGACCCACGACTGTTGGGACCGCTCCGAGAGGCCCGCCTGCCGATCGAACACCCGGTCATCGTCGCCGACGGGGAGGCACAGTTCACCGTCGCCGGGGCGCGTGAGCGCCTGTCCGCGCTCGCGACGGCGTTAGAGGCGGCGGCGATGGAGTTCGAGGTGGCGTACGTCCACGACGCCATCGACGCCGAAGACCTCCTGACGGACGGCCAGCGTGACCTCCTGACGGCCGCCGTCGAGGCGGGATACTACGACACGCCGCGCGAGACGACGCTGACGAAACTCGCCCAGCAGCAGGGAATCGCGAAGTCGACGGCAAGCGAGCGCCTCCACCGCGCGGAGGGGAAAGTGATCAAGCGGTTCGCGGAGGACTCGCTGGGACTGCAGGCCGCTGGCGAGCGCCTCACACGGACCTCGAAGCCGTAATCCGGACGAAAGTACCGCTCACGAACTCTGTGCCGACAAATCGATTCACGCTCGTTCAATGACAAACGACACGCACGCACACTCGAGCGACGAGGCATCGACACCGTGGGGCGTCGCCAGCGTCGAGACGGTCACGCACGTCGCAGACGTCGACCCGGACCTCTCCGACGCGGTCGGCGTTCCGACCGACAGACCAGCACGCGGCATCGACGTTCGCGACGCACCCGCGCCGAAACCGCTCACGCGGACGCTGGAGGAGTTGGAGACGATGGACGACCGCTCGGTCCTCCTTCAGCGAAACGACCGCGTCCCGACGCACCTGTTCGAGCAACTCGACGACCGCGGCTTCCGGTTCGGCACGGTCGAACGCGAGGCGGAGGCGCTCACCGCCATCTGGCGGGAGTGAGTCGGCCCGCGGCCTCAGAGCGACCGATCGGTCGCCGCGAACGTGTTCGGCGTGAATCCCTCCGGGGGCGAGTCCGTACGTTCACACAGTGAGCGCCGATGATCGGATTCGACCTCCCGGTCGGGCGATCCGACGGGGCCGACGACGGACGTGCCGACAAAGAACGGACGGAGGACACAGGTGGCGACGAGGACGGTCGATTCGACCCATCCGACGCGTTCGTACCCGAACGACTGCCGGAGCCGACTTCTTGGCTCACCGAGGGCGAGGCGACGGTGTTGACCGGCGAGAGCCACGTCGAGACCCGAGCGATGGCGCGGGCGGCGTTCGAGGAACGCGGCGTCCGTGACGCGACGTTCGGCTACGTCCTGACGAAACTCGACCGCGACCGGAACCACCC of the Halobaculum limi genome contains:
- a CDS encoding ABC transporter ATP-binding protein, giving the protein MTDGGTTVDTGDADATEAVGEVHGADTDSAPERDAVVTSGTQSVADDAKPVLELEGVVKRYGPETAVDGLDLTVHEGELVTLLGPSGCGKTTTLRMIAGLETPSDGTIRVAGEVVAGEGSVTPPEERDVGLVFQEFALFPHLTVAENIAFGLDDPDSPEADERVANLLELVGLGEYGDRSPADLSGGQRQRVALARSLAPEPDVLLLDEPFSNLDVSLRVRMREEVKRILDEAGVTAVSVTHDQEEALSISDRVAVVNGGTVEQVDDPGEVFEHPTSRFVASFLGQASFLPAHVTADAIETSVGSYDRDLLKGLGDGYAGSRVDVLVRPDDLRAAAVGEGDADGHVVRRQYTGPSFVYHVELTDGTVVRCLHNHTEDFEVGEPVAVTLVADHALAWYPAE
- a CDS encoding ArnT family glycosyltransferase, encoding MSGLSPDDGDQSTTAVASVRTRLLDALDSADSGHAATAMLAVVAAAVAVLVSTGVFPFRSLNHDEGVYLQQAELLLAGKVFLSPPVEDAFRPWFFVESDRGLYSKYAPVPATVFALGKLLGGYTVALVGIAAGLVVATVSLGRELFDARVGVLAGVLLLATPLFVVHSGVYLPYALTATLNVAFAVWYLRGERRESLRDATLAGVAVGLAFFARPYTAVLFALPFVAHAVVTLLRARAWRVLTAGRDAVDTAVTNLLARRVVTAALGLAGVAAALGYNVVVTGDPLVFPYLAFAPEDGIGFGERAILGHEVDYTVELALEANRLVVTDLLTEWVVAGTAGAVAAGVGVAVAVGRARAVTDVADGVSTRVRRGLLAGTFLTVVGGNVAFWGNYNVLGALDASDDGLIHYLGPYYHYDLIVPTAVFAAVAVVAGVEAVRRHGRRVAERDGVDPRAIRAVGAALLLVAAAGVGGVGVAAVDETVDRNQEVTQELRAGYGPLADGGPEDGVVFLPTPYGPWLNHPFQLLVNDADYDDGPVYALGDTHELAVAAAFPDRDLYRYVYAGSWVPVDDSTVRGAVKEVERISGESISLTATLGRPDGVEATTVRITGDEGSTYLVANDSGGPLTLHLTVDGDTLRASGDALASPSGDATLAVDDVDEVSIEVFVATGPASGYSYQVVFPVEREDGIVRALSPTVERCSVPTQCIPQGIGETPPNRGVDVTLSNAST
- a CDS encoding CPBP family intramembrane glutamic endopeptidase; this translates as MAYSSRWAVERGLRRFTALFALGVFGVVAAGVTAVIRADPSAGPTPERVVAVLVSSARPLALLGVAVVVGLVAAPRVGFRSRVREYVSGNQSAWRGVRSDLTRAVWYGLAVGVTLIVTAAVFTPESTLSTDGVTVATVLASLPQQVLYAGLTEELLLRWGAMALVSLVLWWALDCRYGTVPPGVAWTSIAVSALLFGLGHLPSATALYGDLSLTTAAVVVGTNSAAGVAYGWLFWRQSLEAAMVAHAVSNLVYVCASLVFVTAAATPVIIP
- a CDS encoding CPBP family intramembrane glutamic endopeptidase — translated: MTTVESSASGGQLSGRLRRFSVLFGVGMIGVLAAAITGVVGAELPEPLASQPTVLVVALVAAQSAVLLAVAVLVGQYTAPRVGFTSRLREWATDPRGTAWAGFRAELRPAATLGSAAGVVLLAVSWAFGPAGSLSGAGATVTDVLRGVPLRFLYGGLTEELLLRWGVMSVIAALLWRVTGSERGNVSAWVAWTAIVASAVLFGVGHLPTAATLYGGLTPAVVGFVVVGNTIGGIAYGWLFWRHSLEAAMVGHMATHVVFVAVSMVLVLS
- a CDS encoding DUF7544 domain-containing protein, whose amino-acid sequence is MEDLDDAYRATKSLLWPIDRSLWLKLAVVAFFVGGPGAGFNGTQTSAPTGGGGGGPGAPGGFGGIPPLPQIGPEVVALLAGLVVVGVVLGLVFLFVGSVMEFVLIESLRTEAVRLGEFWGDRWRQGVRLFGFRLVLGAVVFGAFAVVLGLAFAPLLLGGEAGVSLVTAVLLLPILAVLAAVTGLIEGFTTVFVVPIMVLEERTVLGAWGRLWPTITANPWQYLAYIVASVVLNVVIGVGVALAVGIAAVVLLIPFGVLGGLGFLLLSTVEPLGAGLLVVAGVLFVLSLLVAAALVQVPAVSYLRYYALLVLGDVEPALDLIPERRAAVRADGGEGLDAASSDAVGDDATDGTDDTDE
- a CDS encoding dolichyl-phosphate hexose transferase, whose protein sequence is MSERPYDLGDVSVVMGAYNEAEAIGPVLDDIDAATDGRAEVVVVDSSDDETPEIARKKGAIVVDQPPKGYGAAVRRALYEASNPVRITTDCDGTYPMERIPDFLELINEGYDVVSGDRLYHGAATMPAMNRLGNRLFATTASVLGGHHLHDVTTGMRAYHEDVIESIRWTENTGLSAELLIRPAMRGYRIRQEPIEYDERLGETKLDPFSGGAEIGKSILKVCIEERLGLGR
- a CDS encoding universal stress protein, which produces MYDDVLLPFDGSDGAMRVLHHAAEIAHRFDATVHLLYVADTGRDSVTVVDGQAVDALVQAGEDVLEDAEETLRSLGCNYDRDILQGNPAQTIAEYAERYEYDLIVMPTRGREGIVKYFLGSVTEKVVKLSSVPVLTARMQPDEQLVFPYEEILIPTDGSESASRAADHALSLAAALDASVHVLSVVDEGALGFDVRSVQSSEAGETAAEEAVDGVAQLAEDHGIDEVVRHVEHGSPVERILDCIDETGTDAVVMGTTGRRGTDRILLGSVAEKTIQSAPVPVITVGDGDS
- a CDS encoding helix-turn-helix domain-containing protein; translation: MARARLRVTLPDGVWASDVSRAHPEATLSVLSVMPTDDAAVALVSLQAENAPAVVRDIEAAESVTEVELQRAAEDVREVVLQVETTDPRLLGPLREARLPIEHPVIVADGEAQFTVAGARERLSALATALEAAAMEFEVAYVHDAIDAEDLLTDGQRDLLTAAVEAGYYDTPRETTLTKLAQQQGIAKSTASERLHRAEGKVIKRFAEDSLGLQAAGERLTRTSKP
- a CDS encoding DUF2249 domain-containing protein; the encoded protein is MTNDTHAHSSDEASTPWGVASVETVTHVADVDPDLSDAVGVPTDRPARGIDVRDAPAPKPLTRTLEELETMDDRSVLLQRNDRVPTHLFEQLDDRGFRFGTVEREAEALTAIWRE